Below is a window of Halomonas sp. Bachu 37 DNA.
ACGACTTCACCATTCTTGTTGATGACTAGATCATGGATCGTGCCGATATCTTCGTCGTCTTCGACGCTGCTGCGCACATTATTGCCGGTGAGATCGTCGACATGGAATACGTTGCGGGGCGTCTCGGTCAGATAGGTGGCTTGCATCGTCTCGGTGGACGTTGATTGCATGCCCGAGTGCTCATCTCCGTTATTTTCTTCCATGGCGTGTGCTGCACCGGCGGCAAGCAGGAACGCCGGAATCATGAGAGTTCCGAGAAGAGTCGGCTTCATCGTTTTCATTGCATTGCTCCTTGCACTTGCATAGAGGCAGGATTAAGGAGCCTTCGACCCCATCCTCATAAACCTGCCAAGACAATCAATAGTCAGCTTATTGGGAATGGACTCTGGAAGCTTCCATGGCCAACTATTTCTCCTGATTCTCAAGATAGATGCTAGCGAGCCGATTTCAAATGGCATGTTATGGTGCGCAAACGCTTATGAGAGCCGGGTTGGGCAATGTCGGTAGGGCTGTCGAGCGTTGACGCGGAGGGGCGGACTCTCTATTGTCGCTGCGTTATTGTTACCTCTGTTTAATTCTTCTTAGCAGGAGTCATCGTGGATCTCGCGACACTCATCGGTTTGGTAGGCGCAGCGGTTCTGGTCAGTACCGCGGTGATCCTGGGTGCGTCCCCGGAAGTCTTCATGAACCCCACCGGGCTGCTG
It encodes the following:
- a CDS encoding PRC-barrel domain-containing protein, producing the protein MKTMKPTLLGTLMIPAFLLAAGAAHAMEENNGDEHSGMQSTSTETMQATYLTETPRNVFHVDDLTGNNVRSSVEDDEDIGTIHDLVINKNGEVVAVVVGLGGFLGMGERDIAIEWDSLELAREEDGEEYIIRVHATQEALEGAAEYDKDDWDRQRAADDQYLDEEEEDPLAN